Proteins encoded by one window of Pseudonocardia sp. HH130629-09:
- a CDS encoding NAD-dependent succinate-semialdehyde dehydrogenase, translating to MTTNADERRVLDAVPTGLFIGGQWRQAENGATAKVEDPSTGEVLTEVADASPADGMDALAAAHAAQPTIAAMAPRERSEILRRAYDLLHERIDDLALLMTLEMGKPFAEAKGEVTYASEFLRWFSEEAVRIDGGYQVAPNGQTRFLTVRQPVGVCVFVTPWNFPLAMGTRKIAPAVAAGCASVIKPAPQTPLTMLAFAQVLADAGLPDGALNVINATDAGAVIEPILRDGRARKMSFTGSTPVGKLLLAQAADKVMRSSLELGGNASFIVLDDADVDAAVEGAMIAKMRNMGEACTAANRFYVQRGVAEAFTAKLAERMGALKVGRGTEEGVNVGPLIDAKSRDKVTDLVADAVAAGASVALGGKAQDGPGYFYPPTVLTDVPVDSRLNHEEIFGPVAPITVVDTADEALAAANATEFGLVNYVYTRDLNRALHIAENLESGMIGLNTGLVSNPAAPFGGVKESGLGREGGAIGIDEFLETKYVAIGYSG from the coding sequence ATGACCACCAATGCTGACGAGCGCAGGGTGCTGGATGCCGTCCCCACCGGCCTGTTCATCGGCGGCCAGTGGCGGCAGGCGGAGAACGGTGCGACCGCGAAGGTCGAGGATCCGTCCACCGGAGAGGTCCTGACCGAGGTCGCCGACGCCTCCCCCGCCGACGGCATGGACGCCCTCGCCGCCGCGCACGCCGCGCAGCCCACGATCGCCGCGATGGCACCACGGGAGCGCAGCGAGATCCTGCGCCGCGCCTACGACCTGCTCCACGAGCGGATCGACGACCTGGCCCTGCTCATGACCCTGGAGATGGGCAAGCCCTTCGCCGAGGCCAAGGGTGAGGTCACCTACGCCTCGGAGTTCCTCCGCTGGTTCTCCGAGGAGGCCGTGCGCATCGACGGCGGCTACCAGGTCGCCCCGAACGGCCAGACCCGCTTCCTCACCGTCCGCCAGCCCGTCGGGGTCTGCGTGTTCGTCACCCCGTGGAACTTCCCGCTGGCCATGGGCACCCGCAAGATCGCCCCGGCGGTCGCCGCCGGCTGCGCCTCGGTGATCAAGCCCGCACCGCAGACACCGCTGACGATGCTCGCGTTCGCGCAGGTGCTGGCCGACGCGGGCCTGCCCGACGGCGCCCTGAACGTCATCAACGCCACCGACGCCGGCGCGGTCATCGAGCCGATCCTGCGCGACGGCCGCGCCCGGAAGATGTCGTTCACCGGGTCCACCCCGGTCGGGAAGCTGCTGCTGGCCCAGGCCGCGGACAAGGTCATGCGCTCGTCGCTGGAGCTGGGTGGCAACGCCTCGTTCATCGTGCTCGACGACGCCGACGTCGACGCCGCCGTCGAGGGCGCCATGATCGCCAAGATGCGGAACATGGGCGAGGCCTGCACCGCGGCGAACCGGTTCTACGTCCAGCGCGGCGTCGCCGAGGCGTTCACCGCCAAGCTCGCCGAACGGATGGGTGCGCTCAAAGTCGGTCGCGGCACCGAGGAGGGCGTGAACGTCGGCCCGCTGATCGACGCCAAGAGCCGGGACAAGGTCACCGACCTGGTCGCCGACGCCGTCGCCGCGGGCGCCTCGGTCGCGCTCGGCGGGAAGGCCCAGGACGGGCCGGGCTACTTCTACCCGCCGACCGTGCTCACCGACGTGCCGGTCGACTCCCGACTCAACCACGAGGAGATCTTCGGCCCGGTCGCGCCGATCACCGTCGTCGACACCGCCGACGAGGCGTTGGCCGCGGCCAACGCGACCGAGTTCGGCCTGGTCAACTACGTGTACACGCGTGACCTGAACCGGGCGCTGCACATCGCCGAGAACCTCGAGAGCGGCATGATCGGGCTCAACACCGGGCTGGTGTCGAACCCGGCAGCCCCGTTCGGCGGGGTGAAGGAGTCCGGGCTGGGTCGCGAGGGCGGCGCCATCGGCATCGACGAGTTCCTCGAGACCAAGTACGTGGCCATCGGCTACAGCGGCTGA
- a CDS encoding acyl-CoA dehydrogenase family protein: MTSTAAATLPELVPDPVELPAGLADLRAEVRSFLDEERDADRWTPRADVWLSGWDESFSRRLGERGWLGMTIPTEYGGHGRTALERYVVTEELLAAGAPVAAHWIADRQIGPSLLRHGTEEQRRAFLPGIARGEVYFGIGMSEPDSGSDLASVRTRATRVDGGWRLSGTKVWTSGAHHAHAFFALVRTEPRDDAHRHAGLSQFLVELDSPGVEIRPIPLLTGAHHFNEVRFDDVFIPDSRVFGEIGNGWAQVTGELAFERSGPERFLSTYPLLSSLVGELTAASGGVDTGTRRRVGSLVSRLWTLRAMSLAVAGALESGEAPELAAALVKDLGTRFENEIVDAARLLVDIPPDPGAESGFARLLADAVLHAPGFTLRGGTNEVLRGIVARGMGLR, encoded by the coding sequence GTGACATCGACAGCGGCAGCGACGCTGCCCGAGCTCGTGCCCGACCCGGTCGAGCTCCCCGCCGGGCTGGCGGACCTGCGGGCCGAGGTCCGGTCCTTCCTCGATGAGGAGCGCGACGCCGATCGCTGGACCCCGCGTGCGGACGTGTGGCTCTCCGGCTGGGACGAGTCGTTCTCGCGGCGGCTGGGGGAGCGCGGCTGGCTCGGTATGACCATCCCCACCGAGTACGGCGGGCACGGCCGCACCGCGCTGGAGCGCTACGTCGTCACCGAGGAGCTGCTCGCCGCGGGCGCCCCGGTGGCCGCGCACTGGATCGCCGACCGCCAGATCGGGCCGTCGCTGCTGCGCCACGGCACCGAGGAGCAGCGTCGCGCGTTCCTGCCCGGCATCGCCCGCGGCGAGGTGTACTTCGGCATCGGCATGTCCGAACCGGACTCCGGCTCCGACCTGGCGTCGGTGCGGACCCGGGCGACCCGCGTCGACGGCGGGTGGCGGCTGTCGGGCACCAAGGTCTGGACCTCCGGCGCCCACCACGCGCACGCGTTCTTCGCGCTGGTGCGCACCGAGCCGCGCGACGACGCCCACCGGCACGCGGGCCTGTCCCAGTTCCTGGTCGAGCTGGACTCGCCCGGGGTGGAGATCCGCCCGATCCCGCTGCTCACCGGGGCGCACCACTTCAACGAGGTCCGCTTCGACGACGTGTTCATCCCGGACTCGCGGGTCTTCGGCGAGATCGGCAACGGCTGGGCCCAGGTCACCGGCGAGCTGGCGTTCGAGCGGTCCGGACCGGAGCGGTTCCTGTCGACCTACCCGCTGCTGTCGTCGCTGGTCGGAGAGCTGACCGCGGCGTCGGGCGGTGTCGACACCGGCACCCGGCGCCGGGTCGGGTCGCTGGTGTCGCGGCTGTGGACGCTGCGGGCCATGTCGCTGGCCGTCGCCGGGGCACTGGAGTCGGGTGAGGCGCCCGAGCTGGCCGCGGCCCTGGTCAAGGACCTCGGCACCCGCTTCGAGAATGAGATCGTCGACGCCGCCCGGCTGCTGGTCGACATCCCACCGGACCCCGGCGCGGAGTCCGGGTTCGCCCGGCTGCTCGCCGACGCCGTGCTGCACGCGCCCGGGTTCACCCTGCGCGGCGGTACCAACGAGGTCCTGCGCGGCATCGTCGCGCGGGGGATGGGACTGCGCTGA
- a CDS encoding acyl-CoA dehydrogenase family protein — translation MARNSDLADLAASILAAGSDDREGTGLDTAAWKACAGAGLTSLTDPETGGTLDDAAVLLEVAGAAAARLPLAETDLLAGWLARAAGLAAPDGPLAAVVTDATSGDRPAGAARGALTGGGTHAGTDGGTGGVPGGGSVSAELTRVPWGRSLAAVVVLDGDRVLVLDAAAARVTEGVNLAEEPRDGLTLDAVTPTATGTAPAGAAAELTLRAALARSLLLAGAARGALAASVAYAGERTQFGRPIGRFQAVQQMLAEAGSEVAAASAASAAATSTAQRAGFAAAETAFAVAAAKARCSEAATAVARISHQVHGAIGFTREHALRLVTTRLWAWREEDGTEAYWNDRVGAAALAAGADGLWPLVTGRP, via the coding sequence ATGGCCCGCAACAGCGACCTCGCCGACCTGGCCGCGTCGATCCTGGCCGCCGGGTCCGACGACCGCGAGGGCACCGGTCTGGACACGGCCGCCTGGAAGGCGTGCGCTGGGGCCGGGCTGACCTCGCTGACCGACCCGGAGACCGGCGGCACCCTCGACGACGCCGCCGTGCTGCTGGAGGTCGCCGGAGCGGCGGCGGCCCGGCTGCCGCTGGCCGAGACCGACCTGCTCGCCGGGTGGCTGGCCCGCGCTGCCGGGCTCGCCGCGCCGGACGGGCCGCTGGCCGCGGTCGTCACCGACGCGACCAGCGGGGACCGCCCGGCCGGTGCCGCCCGGGGCGCGCTCACCGGCGGCGGCACTCACGCCGGCACCGACGGCGGCACCGGCGGCGTCCCTGGCGGCGGCTCCGTGTCGGCGGAGCTGACCCGGGTGCCGTGGGGGCGCTCGCTCGCCGCGGTCGTCGTGCTCGACGGCGACCGGGTGCTCGTGCTCGACGCGGCCGCGGCGCGGGTCACCGAGGGCGTCAACCTCGCCGAGGAGCCCCGCGACGGTCTGACCCTCGACGCGGTCACCCCGACGGCCACCGGCACCGCCCCGGCCGGCGCGGCCGCGGAGCTGACCCTGCGGGCGGCGCTGGCACGATCGCTGCTGCTCGCCGGCGCGGCCCGCGGCGCGCTGGCCGCCTCGGTCGCCTACGCCGGGGAGCGCACCCAGTTCGGTCGCCCCATCGGCCGCTTCCAGGCGGTGCAGCAGATGCTCGCCGAGGCCGGGTCGGAGGTCGCCGCCGCCTCGGCCGCCTCCGCCGCGGCGACCTCGACCGCGCAGCGCGCGGGGTTCGCCGCCGCGGAGACCGCGTTCGCCGTCGCCGCGGCGAAGGCCCGCTGCTCGGAGGCGGCCACGGCCGTCGCCCGGATCTCCCACCAGGTGCACGGCGCGATCGGGTTCACCCGTGAGCACGCGTTGCGGCTGGTCACGACCCGGCTGTGGGCCTGGCGGGAGGAGGACGGCACCGAGGCGTACTGGAACGACCGGGTCGGTGCGGCCGCACTGGCCGCGGGCGCCGACGGCCTCTGGCCGCTGGTGACCGGGCGGCCCTGA
- a CDS encoding pyridoxamine 5'-phosphate oxidase family protein translates to MTAPKPQRRARRIAMTPEEVTAFLDAERTCRVATNGVNGPHATPLWYVWDGEALWLTSLSRSQRWTDLQRDPRIAVVVDAGHDYSELRGVELRGSVEVVGEVPRTGEPHPELERVEQAMADRYSGGQVAIDGRHAWLRLRPEKITSWDFRKM, encoded by the coding sequence ATGACCGCACCGAAGCCGCAGCGCCGCGCCCGGAGGATCGCCATGACCCCGGAGGAGGTCACCGCGTTCCTCGACGCCGAGCGCACCTGCCGGGTCGCCACCAACGGCGTGAACGGCCCGCACGCCACCCCGCTCTGGTACGTGTGGGACGGCGAGGCGCTCTGGCTGACCTCGCTGTCGCGCTCGCAGCGCTGGACCGACCTGCAGCGCGACCCGCGGATCGCCGTCGTCGTCGACGCCGGGCACGACTACTCCGAGCTGCGCGGGGTCGAGCTGCGCGGCTCGGTCGAGGTCGTCGGCGAGGTCCCGCGCACCGGGGAGCCGCACCCCGAGCTGGAGCGGGTCGAGCAGGCGATGGCCGACCGCTACTCCGGCGGGCAGGTCGCGATCGACGGCCGGCACGCCTGGCTGCGGCTGCGCCCGGAGAAGATCACCAGCTGGGACTTCCGGAAGATGTGA
- a CDS encoding type III PLP-dependent enzyme has translation MPDTLSPGLERLLATDRPTPYLALDPVVVGERYRALAAAFGDARILYAVKACPEPAVLRTLVAAGAGFDVASQAEVDLCLAAGADPVTLQHGNPVRGPGAAARAARVGVTRFVTDSAEDVDALAAEVPGARVQVRLSVDDTGSATPFHGKFGAPPDAAVALLGRVADRGLVAAGVTFHAGSQQTRPATYAGAVALALRVAGRAGLRRPELDLGGGWPVAYRTAVAPAQDYAAAVRSAVAAAVAAGHVDDATLLLEPGRALVAPAGVLRARVLRVSRRPGVDHRRWVYLDVGRYQGLAETEGEAIAYPLRVPGRSGPCGPVVVAGPTCDGDDVVYRRTPVALPLDLAAGDVVDLLGTGAYTSSYASVGFNGFGPLDVVVEEEGAAFPHRG, from the coding sequence GTGCCCGACACCCTGAGCCCCGGCCTGGAGCGGCTGCTCGCCACCGACCGTCCGACGCCGTACCTGGCGCTGGACCCCGTCGTCGTCGGGGAGCGGTACCGCGCGCTGGCCGCCGCGTTCGGCGACGCCCGCATCCTCTACGCCGTCAAGGCCTGCCCGGAACCCGCGGTGCTGCGCACCCTCGTCGCGGCCGGGGCCGGCTTCGACGTGGCCTCCCAGGCCGAGGTCGACCTGTGCCTGGCCGCCGGGGCGGACCCGGTGACCCTGCAACACGGCAACCCGGTGCGCGGCCCCGGTGCCGCCGCCCGGGCCGCCCGCGTCGGCGTCACCCGGTTCGTCACCGACAGCGCCGAGGACGTCGACGCCCTCGCCGCCGAGGTCCCCGGCGCCCGGGTGCAGGTCCGCCTCTCGGTCGACGACACCGGCTCGGCGACGCCGTTCCACGGCAAGTTCGGCGCGCCGCCCGACGCCGCCGTCGCACTGCTGGGCCGGGTCGCGGACCGCGGCCTGGTCGCGGCCGGGGTCACCTTCCACGCGGGCTCCCAGCAGACCCGCCCCGCCACCTACGCCGGGGCCGTCGCGCTCGCGCTGCGGGTCGCCGGGCGGGCCGGGCTGCGCCGACCCGAGCTGGACCTGGGCGGCGGCTGGCCGGTGGCCTACCGCACCGCCGTCGCCCCCGCACAGGACTACGCCGCGGCCGTGCGCAGCGCGGTGGCCGCCGCCGTCGCTGCCGGGCACGTGGACGACGCGACGCTGCTGCTCGAACCGGGCCGCGCGCTGGTCGCCCCGGCCGGAGTGCTGCGCGCCCGGGTGCTGCGGGTGTCCCGCCGCCCGGGGGTCGACCACCGTCGCTGGGTGTACCTCGACGTCGGCCGCTACCAGGGCCTGGCCGAGACCGAGGGCGAGGCGATCGCCTACCCGCTGCGCGTGCCCGGCCGCTCCGGCCCGTGCGGACCGGTCGTGGTCGCGGGCCCCACCTGCGACGGCGACGACGTCGTCTACCGCCGGACCCCGGTCGCGCTGCCGCTGGACCTGGCCGCGGGCGACGTCGTCGACCTGCTCGGGACCGGCGCCTACACCTCCAGCTACGCCTCGGTCGGGTTCAACGGCTTCGGACCGCTGGACGTGGTCGTCGAGGAGGAGGGGGCGGCGTTCCCACATCGCGGTTAA
- the speD gene encoding adenosylmethionine decarboxylase → MPATAAGELHPGTGLGTGAPALPSTSSPVGRHVLAELGGIAPEMLDDCARLRSDLTAALTEAGAQVRQVVVERFEPQGATVVAVLAESHASIHTWPEHGGMHVDVFTCGESADPVDAVRRLADRVGATDTALQVVDRGGAPRTVTEPLSPGLTRRWDLGRVHHVADTGFQHVVVADTAHGVTLFCDDERQSTEHTQLTYHEALVWPGALLARELDRVLIIGSSEGVASEMAVAAGASRVDHVDIDAEAVRICAEHLPYGYTPESLAAAERGEGPVHLTYGDGRQFVLDAREDWDLVIVDLPDERPDEPDAQINRLYEEEFVRACAQRLTPGGVLVFQAGSPAVWRDATLRSAWQQRFAAVFGETGGRGVYIGCEEHEWAFLAGVREPMADPGAVAAERLASMPSRPELWDATALRHRLVAPLSLRRLTD, encoded by the coding sequence GTGCCCGCCACCGCTGCCGGAGAACTGCATCCGGGCACCGGGCTGGGGACGGGCGCGCCCGCACTGCCCAGCACCTCGTCGCCGGTCGGCAGGCACGTCCTGGCCGAGCTCGGCGGCATCGCCCCCGAGATGCTCGACGACTGCGCCCGCCTGCGCAGCGACCTGACCGCCGCGCTGACCGAGGCCGGTGCCCAGGTCCGCCAGGTGGTCGTCGAACGGTTCGAACCGCAGGGAGCGACCGTCGTCGCGGTCCTGGCCGAGTCGCACGCCTCGATCCACACCTGGCCCGAGCACGGCGGCATGCACGTCGACGTGTTCACCTGCGGTGAGAGCGCCGACCCGGTCGACGCCGTGCGCCGCCTCGCCGACCGCGTCGGCGCGACCGACACCGCGCTGCAGGTCGTCGACCGCGGCGGCGCCCCGCGCACGGTCACCGAACCCCTCTCGCCCGGCCTGACCCGGCGCTGGGACCTCGGCCGGGTCCACCACGTCGCGGACACCGGCTTCCAGCACGTCGTCGTCGCCGACACCGCCCACGGCGTCACCCTCTTCTGCGACGACGAGCGCCAGTCCACCGAGCACACCCAGCTCACCTACCACGAGGCACTGGTGTGGCCGGGTGCCCTGCTCGCCCGCGAGCTGGACCGGGTGCTGATCATCGGTTCCTCGGAGGGCGTCGCGTCGGAGATGGCGGTCGCGGCCGGCGCGAGCCGGGTCGACCACGTCGACATCGACGCCGAGGCCGTCCGGATCTGCGCCGAGCACCTGCCCTACGGCTACACCCCCGAGTCCCTGGCCGCGGCCGAGCGCGGCGAGGGCCCGGTGCACCTGACCTATGGCGACGGGCGGCAGTTCGTCCTGGACGCGCGTGAGGACTGGGACCTGGTGATCGTCGACCTGCCCGACGAGCGCCCCGACGAGCCCGACGCCCAGATCAACCGGCTCTACGAGGAGGAGTTCGTCCGGGCCTGCGCACAGCGGCTCACCCCCGGCGGGGTCCTGGTGTTCCAGGCGGGCAGCCCGGCCGTGTGGCGGGACGCGACGCTGCGCTCGGCTTGGCAGCAGCGCTTCGCCGCGGTGTTCGGCGAGACCGGCGGTCGCGGGGTCTACATCGGGTGCGAGGAGCACGAGTGGGCCTTCCTCGCCGGCGTCCGCGAGCCGATGGCCGACCCCGGCGCGGTGGCCGCCGAGCGGCTCGCGTCGATGCCGTCGCGGCCCGAGCTGTGGGACGCGACCGCGCTGCGGCACCGCCTGGTCGCGCCGTTGTCGCTGCGCAGGCTCACCGACTGA
- a CDS encoding SGNH/GDSL hydrolase family protein, whose product MTLLSSAGMSTLAPAQAEAPTTFAETTLSARNLDSAPVGRFVALGDSYAAGPLVPVQQGTPSGCQRSSQNYPSVLARSAGIGRFTDVSCSGATTEDMTAPQEVKAGPNPPQLDALDGSESLVTLTIGGNDIGFSGIISECVRRSSANLFGAACKDFFTAGGTDQLAERIDGTESKVSDVLEQIRERSPAARVAVVGYPSILPDTGPGCYPVMPFSAGDTAYLRETEKKLNAMLAGAARDAGVDYVDTYTPTIGHDACTLPGVKWVEGLVPTSPAAPVHPNAQGMRAMAAAAGDVLGIPVARPASQPVPGATNPVPTEPLPPQAPTAG is encoded by the coding sequence ATGACCCTGCTGAGCTCGGCCGGGATGAGCACCCTCGCGCCCGCGCAGGCGGAGGCGCCGACCACGTTCGCCGAGACCACGCTGTCCGCGCGCAACCTCGACTCCGCCCCGGTCGGGCGCTTCGTCGCCCTCGGCGACTCCTACGCCGCGGGCCCGCTGGTCCCGGTGCAGCAGGGCACGCCGTCGGGCTGCCAGCGCTCGAGCCAGAACTACCCCTCGGTGCTCGCCCGCTCCGCCGGCATCGGCCGGTTCACCGACGTGTCCTGCAGCGGTGCGACGACCGAGGACATGACGGCCCCTCAGGAGGTGAAGGCCGGCCCGAACCCGCCGCAGCTCGACGCCCTCGACGGGTCCGAGTCGCTGGTCACCCTGACCATCGGCGGCAACGACATCGGGTTCTCCGGGATCATCAGCGAGTGCGTGCGCCGCTCCTCGGCGAACCTGTTCGGCGCGGCCTGCAAGGACTTCTTCACCGCGGGCGGCACCGACCAGCTCGCCGAGCGGATCGACGGCACCGAGTCGAAGGTCTCCGACGTGCTCGAGCAGATCCGCGAGCGGTCGCCCGCCGCGCGGGTCGCCGTCGTCGGGTACCCGTCGATCCTCCCGGACACCGGTCCCGGCTGCTACCCGGTCATGCCGTTCAGCGCGGGCGACACCGCCTACCTGCGCGAGACCGAGAAGAAGCTCAACGCGATGCTGGCCGGCGCCGCGCGCGACGCCGGGGTGGACTACGTCGACACCTACACCCCGACCATCGGCCACGACGCCTGCACGCTGCCCGGCGTGAAGTGGGTCGAGGGCCTGGTCCCGACCTCGCCGGCCGCCCCGGTGCACCCGAACGCCCAGGGCATGCGCGCGATGGCCGCCGCCGCGGGCGACGTGCTCGGCATCCCGGTCGCCCGGCCGGCCTCGCAGCCGGTCCCGGGGGCGACGAACCCGGTGCCGACCGAGCCGCTGCCGCCGCAGGCCCCCACCGCGGGCTGA
- a CDS encoding FUSC family protein, with translation MTGTVERGRRMPVPARWGELRTWAAAVDPGHTRLHLASVATAAMLLAAVLASVLRALTGQPVTIVLFSVVLAMISNLAVNENDLRRRRVTTALMVLPAAASATVSALLSTNRVAADVVFVLVMVVAVAVRRYGPRGVALGMAAFMPFFFVQFLHAGPAELPYLLAGVVIGIGSTFLLRCLVFTRRSEAVLDALFRAFEARLHALLLTAVEAVETTEGEPDLDPLVRAQARLNETALLVTDRLDDTDPDPDPDTDTATGTDTPTETAATAGPAAGLRQWIIDSELAAERVAMSVRRSVEHHDPIPDDDRAALAEGVRALAAATAVGTPGAIAARLYDGARSAVAEIVDRPSGVGPAAREQRIGFAVVRLADAMQTTVEQARLRIAEHHDTDRATAGGDPAPPGDTVPSGAPAPSDETVSSGETGGDTPAGRDRFEGLALHTRQAVQVGVATSLAIVVGELISPARWYWAVIAAFVVFAGTASRGDVLSRGWARAVGTAGGVVAGMLLALLVGGNVVASLALLFVCVFLALYLVRISQAMMAFWITAVLALLYGVIGQFSVQTLVLRVEETVVGGALGMLAAYLILPTRSRTAFAEALDDALTAVDVSLRTSVDAALGRPGAGDPLERARAVDAAVATVRTRAVPLEHPVARRPLRRGVHHTVRVVGAIDHYTRQLAAQAATASAPGWAATLEPAAERVRADLDGLRRILDDGWGPADRREHPPGASPADYGVGSAEELLDAAEADAASRAVVGPGTERTRRLAAARMLRRIDQLVVGLARELCGQSWSEPAPAGRGAGHADGSGASTAG, from the coding sequence GTGACGGGGACGGTCGAGCGCGGACGGCGCATGCCGGTGCCGGCCCGGTGGGGCGAGCTGCGGACGTGGGCGGCCGCGGTCGACCCCGGCCACACGCGGCTGCACCTGGCCTCGGTCGCGACGGCGGCGATGCTGCTCGCCGCGGTGCTGGCTAGCGTGCTGCGCGCGCTGACCGGGCAGCCGGTCACGATCGTGCTGTTCTCCGTGGTGCTGGCGATGATCAGCAACCTGGCGGTGAACGAGAACGACCTGCGACGGCGGCGGGTCACCACCGCCCTGATGGTGCTGCCCGCCGCGGCGTCGGCGACGGTGTCCGCGCTGCTGTCGACGAACCGGGTCGCGGCCGACGTCGTGTTCGTCCTGGTCATGGTCGTCGCCGTCGCGGTCCGGCGGTACGGGCCGCGCGGGGTCGCGCTGGGCATGGCGGCGTTCATGCCGTTCTTCTTCGTGCAGTTCCTGCACGCCGGCCCCGCCGAGCTTCCGTACCTGCTGGCCGGCGTGGTGATCGGCATCGGCAGCACCTTCCTGCTGCGCTGCCTGGTGTTCACCCGCCGCTCCGAGGCCGTGCTGGACGCGCTGTTCCGGGCGTTCGAGGCGCGGCTGCACGCGCTGCTGCTCACCGCCGTCGAGGCGGTGGAGACCACCGAGGGCGAGCCCGACCTCGACCCGCTGGTGCGCGCCCAGGCCCGGCTCAACGAGACCGCGCTGCTGGTGACCGACCGGCTCGACGACACCGATCCCGACCCCGACCCCGACACTGACACCGCCACCGGGACCGACACCCCGACCGAGACCGCCGCCACCGCGGGACCCGCCGCCGGCCTGCGGCAGTGGATCATCGACTCCGAGCTGGCCGCCGAACGGGTCGCGATGTCGGTCCGCCGGTCGGTCGAGCACCACGACCCGATCCCCGACGACGACCGCGCCGCGCTGGCCGAGGGAGTGCGGGCCCTCGCCGCGGCCACCGCCGTCGGGACACCCGGCGCGATCGCCGCCCGCCTCTACGACGGCGCCCGGTCCGCCGTCGCCGAGATCGTGGACCGGCCGTCCGGGGTCGGGCCCGCCGCTCGTGAGCAGCGCATCGGGTTCGCCGTCGTCCGGCTCGCCGACGCGATGCAGACCACCGTCGAGCAGGCCCGGCTGCGGATCGCCGAGCACCACGACACCGACCGGGCGACCGCGGGCGGCGACCCCGCCCCGCCCGGCGACACCGTTCCCTCCGGTGCCCCTGCTCCCTCCGATGAGACCGTTTCCTCCGGTGAGACCGGTGGTGACACCCCGGCGGGCCGGGACCGGTTCGAGGGGCTCGCGCTGCACACCCGCCAGGCGGTGCAGGTCGGCGTCGCCACCAGTCTCGCGATCGTGGTCGGCGAGCTCATCTCACCGGCCCGCTGGTACTGGGCGGTGATCGCCGCGTTCGTGGTGTTCGCCGGCACCGCCAGCCGCGGCGACGTCCTGAGCCGCGGCTGGGCCCGCGCGGTGGGCACCGCGGGCGGCGTCGTGGCCGGGATGCTGCTGGCGCTGCTGGTGGGCGGCAACGTCGTCGCCAGCCTCGCGCTGCTGTTCGTCTGCGTGTTCCTCGCCCTGTACCTGGTGCGGATCTCGCAGGCGATGATGGCGTTCTGGATCACCGCGGTGCTGGCCCTGCTCTACGGCGTGATCGGCCAGTTCAGCGTGCAGACCCTGGTCCTGCGGGTGGAGGAGACCGTCGTCGGGGGCGCGCTGGGCATGCTCGCCGCCTACCTGATCCTGCCCACCCGCTCGCGCACGGCCTTCGCCGAGGCCCTCGACGACGCCCTCACCGCGGTCGACGTCTCCCTGCGCACCTCGGTCGACGCGGCACTGGGCCGCCCCGGAGCCGGTGACCCGCTGGAGCGGGCCCGCGCCGTCGACGCCGCGGTGGCCACCGTGCGGACCCGCGCGGTGCCGCTGGAACACCCCGTCGCCCGCAGGCCGCTGCGCCGTGGGGTGCACCACACCGTCCGCGTCGTCGGCGCCATCGACCACTACACCCGCCAGCTCGCCGCCCAGGCCGCGACCGCGTCGGCGCCCGGCTGGGCCGCGACGCTGGAGCCCGCGGCCGAGCGGGTCCGCGCGGACCTCGACGGCCTGCGCCGCATCCTCGACGACGGCTGGGGCCCCGCCGACCGGCGCGAGCACCCGCCCGGCGCGAGCCCCGCCG